The Cheilinus undulatus linkage group 21, ASM1832078v1, whole genome shotgun sequence region TGCTACTTGATCACAACTATGGTAATACAGGATGAATGTAAAGCCAAGTAAAAGTCTGATTATAACTATGTTGTGCTAGTTTTGTCAAATATTGGTTAATTAAATGAACAGTTTAAATGGTATTTGAATATATAGATATCAGCAATTTTATGTCTTTCATGGCATTTTATGTCAGATTTTCCACCCTGTTAGATTCAGGTTCCACCCTGTGAGGATTACATACCTCACAGGGTGGAAACTTTTACACCAAATTAACAATTGCTGTGTCAGAGAGCAGAGTTATGTTAGCTGACTTTGCACAGATAAACAATATTTTAATACAATATTGACTCTAACATTTAATAACCACAAATTAACAGGGTGGTTTTTGGGGACACGAGTTcaattataaaataataataataatacaatttgTTCCTATTATTTTTGTGTATGATTAGAGAGATTATAACTTGATATAGGCAATAATAAAGTcctttatctatttatttattttaatattacaaTGGTGCCACATTGAAACTGAAAACATGTTTCGGGGACATCATAAAAATGAGTGTATGTGTGAAAAAAAGGCAtccaaaataattgaaaaatatatttacatacatTATTGTGTGTAATTATTATACTGGAgatctcagtttttttaaaaagtcttttgaAAAATACGTTTTATTTACTTTGAGTAAAAAACAAGAGTTAAATCCTGGAGACAGAAATGTCGCCGATAGCAAGGAATGGCCCAGGTACCAGTGTGTGGGTAAAGTAACATAAAGACTAAAGAGCCAGCCCTGGAGTTTCATGGCTCAGACCACTTTAGCTGTGGGCTGTTCAAAAATGCGGATTAAGTATTTTCATTGCATTAATGTTCAGTTGGGTTATTAATGATTTTATTAAAGaattaaagtttacttttagCATTCAGGTAGAGATATTCTGGAAACAGTTTAAATATGTGTAATTGCTCACACTGTAGaacaggagtgtcaaactcaatcacagcaggggccggattctggattcaggtctaacctgagggcctaacagcaTCACTTATTTTTACCATAACCTGCCAACCCTATTTCACcggtaataaaaaaaaaaaaacaaaacttagcactgatgataaatcattttgacgttaaaaagttaaaaagagaagtttaaaggctcacaatcagagaaaagtaaatgtattaggtcaaaaaggtcaaaacatgagattgAAATAGAAAGCAATGTTTTTtgatggcaaatatattagaaagaagtcaaaatcatgagtttaaaaggtcaaaatatgaaataaaatttgtaatcatgaaattaaaggtcaaaatatgattcaaaattttaaattgtgagtttaaaaggtcaaactatagGATTATGgcgtcaaagtttggagttgaaaatatgaggtaaaatacaaaatacttggttaaaaaggtcaaaatatcacttaaaaatgagaattatgaatcttaaagctcagaATATTATAagagaagtcaaaatcattagttgAAATAATCAAAGTATGAAATCGAAATCCTAAATTTGACTCCTAATTGTGAGATACTAAATAGAGATTGTGAATATAGAACAAATTAACTTCTtatcccacattcctgacttatctaattttttttactcctcactttttcagattttgtgacttaacaacgATATCAATCATCAATAAATTATCAAgaataagttcacatttttatacctgaggaaatctgcagacctcatactgatggggatttaactgttccacggcccagatttggcccccgggccttgagtttgacacccctgctgtagaacATCAGCTAGTCTGGGCCTTGTGTGTAACTGACAGCAACGATCACACTGAGCTCTATACTGCAGCCTGCTACTGCTACTGCTACAAAAttgaagtttaaaattttaagatattttttctgGAGTCAATGAAAGCCAGTTCccacgaaaaaaaaaaaatcgatatttttatttcataattttgactgtttcattATTATGATCTATGCCACTCAATTTCTAAGTACAGGTTTTATAACTGTACgagtcttttgttgttttattatttttcccttCATAAAAGTCTTTTTCCCTCAATCATTTGTTGGCCAAGTTAGCTTTCTTTACATATCATGTCAATGCTGTACTCCTTTTTGACAGTTACTGAATCCTGCCTTTCCATTCTCATGGCTTGTTAGTGGTAAAGGCTcttcttttcagcagcagactggtggaggggctgcagctgcagaggtGACGTTTAACACAGCTGCTACTGTGGTGataaagttgacatttttttgcatttatagaACCGCAGAGATGAGTTGTGAAGAGCAGAAGCTGAAGACAAACAAGGAAGCAGGACCCATGCGCGTTATGGTGACTGGTGGATCTGGGCTGTTGGGTAAAGCCATTGAGCATGTGGTGCTGCATGAAGGAGGGAAACTGGAAGGGGAGGAGTGGTTCTTCCTGTCCTCCAAGGATGCCAATCTTGTGTGAGTTTCTTCTGCCATTTGTGTATTTTGGACTGCTTTGGTCTTGTACAGGGTACATCAGAGGGTTAGTGAGTGTTTCTGATTCTCCCCTCAGGCTATGGGGAAAGCTGCATTTCTGAATTTCTCTGGGGAGGATGAGGCAAATCAGCATTCTTATCAGTGAAACAGACTCACCTGCATTTTAGAACTACTCTGTTTTTAATTCTCTGGAGCACTTTGAATTGTGTTGTATATGAATGGTGCTCTATAAAAAACTTACCTTGCTTGGTCTTACCTGTTCTAAACCTGAGGTTTCTGATAACAAATCATTGTAAGATTAGAGTGCCTGCTACCTGTTGGAAGCTCCAGTAGATTTACCAACTGAGCAAAATACTGTAACCATGCATTTTTGACCAATCTCTATCAAACTTTAACAGTGTGTTATAAAACCTTCACAGAGATCTTGAACAGACCAAAGCGGTGTTTGAGAAGTATCGGCCTACACACGTCATTCACCTGGCTGCAAAAGTGGGAGGACTCTATCTACACATGAGGGACAATCTGTATTTTCTGGTGAGCAGACAGTAGGGAAATCCAAAACAGTTCTACATGCAAAATggtataattttaaaatgtgataaaaaaaaattggggtgatttatcatgattaactacACAAAGTTAAAGATGAACTGCaactaaaaattttaatctttcGACAGCCCTCGatgaaagtaaagaaaatattagagaaagtcataattatgggcTTAAGAGTCacaattaaaagataaaattcaaacataaaaggtaaaaataaaagtagatgGTTGAAAACAAACCAGTCATGTAATCATTCATAATGTACGTCTCCTCTTCCATTGCTGAGAGCTTTGATGTATCCTGTTTTCAGATAGCTTTCTTTTTGTGAGTTATTTGTTGTGTACAAATTGCGTCCATCTTGTTACTGTCATGTGAAGTGTGCTgttattttaatctgttttttgctcttttagtAGTTACCTGCCTTAGGACAACAGATGAAATTTAGCTATTGTGCTAATTTCTGCATATTTACATTGACATGTATTGCAAAAATGTTGACTGATGTGCACTGTCCTaatcaaataaatataataataataataataataataataataataacaataataataataataaagtaaaaaattagGGGATGGTAAGACAGAATTATGTGACAAAAGGCATAGCTATATAATAAAATGCCAAGTATAcataatatgattaaaaaaacaagtaattTTATGAGATAGTAAGTCATGTttaagcagtgttaattttgtcagctataactatgactaaaaatgtctgttgacaacctttttttttcatgacaaaactagactaagactcacaaaaatagatctgtgatgactaaaactcacaaaaactaagttaagttttcatcaagatgactagaactagactaaaatataatgtagttttcgtctgacattcaaaatccatgatatttctccactgtgggtaaatgtgtcaagaacaatgcagctgtatctattctgcctctcagctgtagaaagcagggaccccatgtttggcagagtgcagagaacactatcatgatttggtaccagatttaggcaagaaaataaatgcttggactaaaagtaaagactaaaatgtgaggactttaatggtctaaaactggacaaaaatgtttttgaattgtCGTCAACTacaactaaaaagggtagaaatgacaaaaatgtgactaaaactaaaagacatttcatctaaagactaaaactaaaactaaaaatagctgccaaaataaacactgtgtttaagggacaaaaaaaattatgagacaaactTTACAATTACTatcttttttcctcataatttagacttcaagatttatttctgcaactctgcttttatttatttatttttttctactttttttgcaCTGGCAGAAAAGGGCTTCCATAAATATACcacatttctaaaaataaaccacaaacTTGTGCATGATATCCCTGGGTATtcatttgtttacatgtttacttTGTCTTTGAACTGTAATGCCAAATGGATGACAGTGTGATATCTTTACAGACAGACAACCTTAAAATCAACGACAATGTTCTCCAGACAGCCTATAACATGAAAGTCACCAAGGTGGTGTCCTGCCTGTCCAGCTGCATCTTCCCTGACAAAACCACCTACCCGATTGATGAGACGAtggtgagtttttgttttttatttttgatcatgAACACTCTTAACGCAGTGCAATGCctacttttcagtttttttcaaggTTGTTTTGACTTTCATTTCAGTATGGAATTAGAGTAAGTGGAGACTGCAGAAAAAGAAGGTggaattaatgcaaaatatcgagcttaaatgtttgaattgaaatttactgtcatttttCACTCTCACAGATACACAACGGGCCTCCTCATGACTCTAACTTTGGTTACTCGTATGCTAAAAGGATGATTGATGTTCTAAACAAGTAAGTAGTCATGCAAACATTGGTGTGGTGAGGAGATGTGGGCAacaggccttgtccacacgaagaccaaaatgctttatttccgtttagttttgaaaaagtttttccataaacacaggatcattttaggaaatgtctgcataagcatggaaccactgaaaatgtatatactacagcgtttagTAGTATaacaagcctgtaagtggcgctgtaacgctgccacggaaaagcaccaaaagagagaagattacagaaaactgccacaaactttctcctagttgcccttctggttgttctctgcagtGGATTtgagaacatctggtgtctgctgttctcagtggtggtaaaggagcatcagattttgctgtaaaagtcataaaaagctcagtagcttctacAGCgggaacacaaccctgtaatctgccatcgttgttttggtttgactgTGCATGTGGCATAAGTGGGTTACATTATGTGTGGcataattgtttcaagaaagatgcagttggctgtccacacggagatgaaacagtaagcgtttacagatttgatCACTCTGGGACCCAGGTCCAAAAAGTAGTGTTTACAGGCTCCCAAAGACgccatttccgtgtggatgaaatgccgatatgacaaaaaatttttgcatatactcctgaattcatctccgtgtggacagggccatAGGTCACACTCATCCATGACGACAGGTTTTGAAGGCAGCACCCATAGTTTCTATTTGGCCTTTGTCATGTTCATTTGCACTGTGGGTTGATTGAAGCAGTTTACTCTTTAGTGACAAAGAAAACATCCACAGCCACCTGTGACATGCTGAATCTGTTTCTAAACCAGTCtgtcctgtgtgtgtgttcacaGGGCTTACTTTCAGCAGCACGGCTGTCGTTACACAGCAGTCATCCCCACCAACGTGTTCGGCCCTTACGACAACTTTGAGATAGAAAATGGACACGTGTTGTCGGCTCTCATGAACAAAACCTACAAGGCCAAAAGTGATTAATGCAGACACAAATACATCTTTAGACATACACAGACCACAACAGTAAATGTTGTGAATAAATCCAGAATATAATCAAGTAAAGAGTCTATTTTCTCGTGTCTCTCATAGAGGAAGGAACTGCTCTGACGGTGTGTGGCTCTGGAGCACCAAGGAGACAATTTGTCTATTCTCTGGTATGATTCATGCATGATATAAAATAATACTGTTTGAATATGTTCGCTAAGAACGCCTACTTTTTTAACttccaaaatgttttattctcaGGACTTGGGCCGCCTGATTATTTGGACCCTGAGGGAGTATAACGAAATCAGCCCTATCATTCTCACTGGTGAGTACAGCACTGTGTTACTGATGGTAATAAAAATGCACATCTGGGAGACCAGGCGAAAGAAGAGGAGTATTTGGCGCTATAGATGTTTTTGAGGCTACAGCCTGTGGAAAGAACATGAGAAATGAAGGACCCACCTTTGACCAATGCATAGACTGCTCAAGCAGATCCGTAATAAAATGTCCTGGTCTACAGAGGAATCCCCACCATGAGCTGTACCCACAGGGTAGGGCGTCCCAAGTCTTGTTAGAATGGAGGGGTAGAGTGAAGCATTCGAGGTACATGGCCCTTCAAATGGAGATTTTCCAGTGGCACACTCCAAATGGAGTGTTATGgaaaatctcccagaatgccttgcaaACCATCAGCAAGAtttaaaaattatgataaaGCCTAATATCATTATTAAATTTTGTTTCAGTGCATTATGACCCTTTTGATTTCACAAGTattagccaatcaacactgaaccggttttcttttcaaacagtTCTCTTTTTTCACTAATGCCTTTTTACTGCCTCTCCCTCTTCTGCCCAGCGTGTTAGAAGTTTCTCATCCTCTTTTAGTGACAGGTACATGTGTTAAATGTAGTTGAGTCCCAGCTTTCAGGGTGAATGTTTCTAAATTATAGATGCATTTCTGCACCATTTACTCAAAGCCTTGGTTGGTAGGTGTTGCCAGACCTGGTAGTTGGTACAGACCGGCATAGTTTAGCTTCTCCCTGGGAAGTCAGGAGGCAGCAGTTAGGTTAGCAGTATAGCCTCAATTTATATGAGCTCCATCTTTATCATAtgcaacatacactatattgccaaaagtatttgctcacctgccttgacttgcatatgaacttcccacaaagttgggagcatggaattgtccaaaatctcttggtatgctgaagcattcagagttcctttcactggaactaaggggcc contains the following coding sequences:
- the LOC121503384 gene encoding GDP-L-fucose synthase-like isoform X1; amino-acid sequence: MSCEEQKLKTNKEAGPMRVMVTGGSGLLGKAIEHVVLHEGGKLEGEEWFFLSSKDANLVDLEQTKAVFEKYRPTHVIHLAAKVGGLYLHMRDNLYFLTDNLKINDNVLQTAYNMKVTKVVSCLSSCIFPDKTTYPIDETMYGIRIHNGPPHDSNFGYSYAKRMIDVLNKAYFQQHGCRYTAVIPTNVFGPYDNFEIENGHVLSALMNKTYKAKKEGTALTVCGSGAPRRQFVYSLDLGRLIIWTLREYNEISPIILTVEEDAEVAIKDAVEMIAEAFNFEGEIKYDTSMSDGQLKKTASNAKLRRYRPDFTFTPLKDAIKMTCDWLTANYDTART
- the LOC121503384 gene encoding GDP-L-fucose synthase-like isoform X2, producing the protein MSCEEQKLKTNKEAGPMRVMVTGGSGLLGKAIEHVVLHEGGKLEGEEWFFLSSKDANLVDLEQTKAVFEKYRPTHVIHLAAKVGGLYLHMRDNLYFLTDNLKINDNVLQTAYNMKVTKVVSCLSSCIFPDKTTYPIDETMIHNGPPHDSNFGYSYAKRMIDVLNKAYFQQHGCRYTAVIPTNVFGPYDNFEIENGHVLSALMNKTYKAKKEGTALTVCGSGAPRRQFVYSLDLGRLIIWTLREYNEISPIILTVEEDAEVAIKDAVEMIAEAFNFEGEIKYDTSMSDGQLKKTASNAKLRRYRPDFTFTPLKDAIKMTCDWLTANYDTART